One Pagrus major chromosome 15, Pma_NU_1.0 DNA window includes the following coding sequences:
- the LOC141009288 gene encoding histone H1-like, whose translation MVCLSAAPASESQFIQTRVERAGTNRTMAEEAPAAPAAAPAKATKKKAAAKPKKAGPSVRDLIVKAVAASKERGGVSLAALKKALAAGGYDVEKNNSRVKTAVKGLVVKGTLVQTKGTGASGSFKMNKKVAEPKAKKPVKKAPAKAKKPAAAKKPKAAAKKAATPKKSPKKAAKKPAAAKKATKSPKKATKSPKKAAKSPKKVVKKAVAAKKAPAKKVAKPKAKKAAPKKK comes from the coding sequence ATGGTGTGTTTAAGTGCAGCTCCGGCCTCTGAGAGTCAGTTCATTCAGACTCGCGTTGAGAGAGCAGGAACAAACCGCACAATGGCAGAAGAAGCACCAGCAGCACCGGCCGCCGCTCCGGCGAAAGCCACCAAGAAGAAGGCGGCCGCCAAGCCGAAGAAGGCCGGGCCCAGCGTCAGGGACCTCATCGTCAAGGCCGTGGCCGCGTCCAAGGAGCGCGGCGGCGTGTCTCTGGCCGCCCTCAAGAAGGCTCTGGCCGCCGGAGGATACGATGTGGAGAAGAACAACTCCCGCGTCAAGACCGCCGTCAAGGGGCTGGTGGTGAAGGGGACTCTGGTCCAGACCAAGGGCACCGGAGCGTCCGGATCCTTCAAGATGAACAAGAAGGTGGCCGAGCCCAAAGCCAAGAAGCCGGTCAAGAAGGCTCCCGCTAAAGCCAAGAAGCCCGCAGCTGCTAAGAAGCCCAAGGCGGCAGCTAAGAAGGCAGCAACCCCCAAGAAATCCCCCAAGAAGGCGGCCAAGAAACCCGCGGCAGCTAAGAAAGCCACCAAGAGCCCCAAGAAAGCCACCAAGAGCCCCAAGAAGGCCGCCAAGAGCCCCAAGAAGGTGGTGAAGAAGGCCGTCGCAGCCAAGAAAGCCCCCGCAAAGAAGGTCGCCAAGCCCAAAGCAAAGAAGGCAGCACCCAAGAAGAAGTGA